The Amycolatopsis coloradensis sequence CCGTCTTTACCCATGTCGGACGGACTACGGGCAAACGGGGGTACGGGTCGTGAAGAAGTTCCTGGTTGGGGTGACCGCACTGGCCACCGCGCTGGTGTTGACCGCGTGTTCCGGCGACGCGGGCGGCGGCGCGCCCGGCGGCGGGGCCGTCGCTCAGGGCGACCCGGCGGGCGGGACCACGACCACGTCCGCGCCTGCCACGTCTTCGCCGACGCCGACGCCGACGCCGAGCAGCTCCAGTTCCACGCCGAAGCCGACGACTTCGAAGCCCAAGCCGACGCCGAAACCCACGCCGAAGCCGGCGCCCAAGCCCGCCGCGAACGCCGCCGACGTTCCCTGCAAGGCCGCGCTGGCCTCGCCGGGCGTGAGCGCCTGCGTGGACCTTTCCGCGCTGAAGACGTGGCTGCTGCAGGACGGCAAGGTCGTCTACGGCCCCGTCAAGCAGCTGCCCGGCAAGAAGGGGTACGCCACGCCGACGGGCGTCTTCCACGTTTCGGCCAAGGTCAAGAACTACCACTCGAAGCAGTTCGACGCGCCGATGCCGAACTCCGTGTTCTTCCTGCCGGGTATCGCTTTCCACACGGGCAGCCTCTCGGTGTACTCGCACGGCTGCATCCACCTGTCGGCGGCGGCTTCGCAGAAGTACTTCACGATGCTGCAGAAGGGTGGCGTCGTACAGGTCGTGGCCTGACCGCTCCACCGCGTGACGATCATTTCGGTTCGATTGCTTTGACATAAACGAAAGCCCCTGAGGGCAATGACTTCCCCGCCTCCGGCGACGTGTCATGACACGCCGGAAATGGGGAAGCGCCGATGAAGCCGAGCAGGGCACTCACTCGCATACTTGTCGCACTGTCGGTTTCAATCCTTCTTCTCCCGGGCTGGGTGGGCGCACCGGAAGCGACCGCGGCGCCCACCCTGCCCTCCGGTTTCGTCCTGCGTGACCAGCCGAGCGGTCAAGCCGCGTTCGACCTGACCGATTTCGCTTATCTGCCGGACGGTTCGGTGCTCAGCACCGGCAAGAGCGGCAAGCTCGCCTGGGTGCCCGCCGTCGGTCCGGCGCGGACGATCGCGAACCTTCCCGTCC is a genomic window containing:
- a CDS encoding L,D-transpeptidase, with protein sequence MKKFLVGVTALATALVLTACSGDAGGGAPGGGAVAQGDPAGGTTTTSAPATSSPTPTPTPSSSSSTPKPTTSKPKPTPKPTPKPAPKPAANAADVPCKAALASPGVSACVDLSALKTWLLQDGKVVYGPVKQLPGKKGYATPTGVFHVSAKVKNYHSKQFDAPMPNSVFFLPGIAFHTGSLSVYSHGCIHLSAAASQKYFTMLQKGGVVQVVA